One window of Chryseobacterium sp. JJR-5R genomic DNA carries:
- the rpsL gene encoding 30S ribosomal protein S12 produces MPTIQQLVRKGRATLAKKSKSAALDSCPQRRGVCTRVYTTTPKKPNSALRKVARVRLSNGKEVNAYIPGEGHNLQEHSIVLVRGGRVKDLPGVRYHIVRGALDTAGVNGRTQRRSKYGAKRPKPGQAPAAPAKGKKK; encoded by the coding sequence ATGCCTACTATTCAACAATTAGTAAGAAAAGGAAGAGCCACGCTTGCCAAGAAGAGCAAATCGGCTGCCCTTGATTCATGTCCACAAAGACGAGGAGTATGTACGAGAGTATATACTACCACTCCTAAGAAACCTAACTCTGCACTTAGAAAAGTTGCAAGGGTAAGACTTTCTAACGGGAAAGAAGTCAACGCCTACATCCCGGGCGAAGGACATAATCTTCAGGAGCACTCGATAGTATTGGTGAGAGGCGGAAGGGTGAAAGACCTACCGGGAGTACGTTACCACATCGTAAGAGGTGCTTTAGACACAGCAGGTGTGAATGGAAGAACACAGAGAAGATCGAAGTACGGAGCTAAGAGACCAAAACCAGGTCAGGCACCAGCTGCACCGGCAAAAGGAAAGAAAAAATAA
- the rpsG gene encoding 30S ribosomal protein S7, with translation MRKTKAKKRPLLPDPKFNDQLVTRFVNNLMLDGKKSIAFKIFYDALEIVETKKGETEKTALEIWKDALTNVMPHVEVRSRRVGGANFQIPMPIRADRKISMAMKWLILYSKKRNDKSMALKLANEVVAASREEGAAYKKKSDTHKMAEANKAFSHFKF, from the coding sequence ATGAGAAAGACAAAAGCGAAAAAAAGACCGTTGTTACCAGATCCAAAATTTAATGATCAATTGGTAACTAGATTTGTAAATAACCTGATGCTTGACGGTAAGAAGTCAATTGCATTCAAAATTTTCTATGATGCTTTGGAGATCGTAGAAACTAAAAAAGGAGAAACTGAAAAAACAGCCCTTGAAATCTGGAAAGATGCATTAACCAACGTTATGCCTCACGTAGAAGTACGTTCCAGAAGAGTAGGTGGAGCCAACTTCCAGATCCCGATGCCAATCAGAGCTGATAGAAAGATTTCTATGGCAATGAAATGGTTAATCCTTTACTCTAAAAAGAGAAATGATAAGTCAATGGCTTTGAAACTGGCTAACGAAGTGGTAGCTGCTTCAAGAGAAGAAGGTGCTGCTTACAAGAAAAAATCGGATACTCACAAAATGGCGGAAGCTAACAAGGCTTTCTCACACTTTAAATTCTAA
- the fusA gene encoding elongation factor G — protein MSRDLKFTRNIGIAAHIDAGKTTTTERILFYTGVNHKIGEVHDGASTMDWMEQEAERGITITSAATTCSWNFPTDQGKKLPETQPYHFNIIDTPGHVDFTVEVNRSLRVLDGLVFLFSAVDGVEPQSETNWRLADNYKVARMGFVNKMDRQGADFLNVVNQVKTMLGSNAVPIVLPIGAEEDFKGVVDLIKNRAIVWDEAGQGATFEVVPIPEDMKAEVLEYREKLVEAVADYDDTLMEKFFEDPDSISEDEINEALRKATIDLSIIPMTCGSSFKNKGVQFMLDAVCKYLPSPLDKEDIKGTDPRTDLDITRKPSVDEPFAALAFKIATDPFVGRLAFFRAYSGRLDAGSYILNTRSGDKERISRIYQMHANKQNPVEYIEAGDIGAAVGFKSIKTGDTMCDEKHPIVLESMVFPDPVIGIAVEPKTKADQDKMGNALAKLAEEDPTFQVKTDEASGQTIISGMGELHLDILVDRMRREFKVEVNQGQPQVEYKENLTKVAQHREVYKKQSGGKGKFADIVFELGPAEEGKIGLEFVNEIKGGNVPREFVPSIEKGFKAAMKNGPLAGFEVEGIKVILKDGSFHAVDSDALSFEMAAKLGFKEAGRAAKPVIMEPIMKLEVVTPEEYMGNIIGDLNKRRGTISGQEEKNGAVVIKGSVPLSEMFGYVTTLRTLSSGRATSSMELEKYAQTPQNVAEDIIAKAKG, from the coding sequence ATGAGTAGAGATCTTAAATTTACAAGAAATATCGGTATTGCCGCGCATATTGATGCCGGTAAAACCACCACTACGGAAAGAATCTTATTCTATACGGGTGTAAACCATAAAATTGGTGAGGTTCACGATGGTGCTTCTACTATGGACTGGATGGAGCAGGAAGCGGAAAGAGGTATTACCATTACTTCTGCTGCAACTACCTGTTCTTGGAACTTCCCAACAGACCAGGGTAAAAAATTACCTGAAACTCAACCTTACCACTTCAACATCATCGATACCCCGGGACACGTTGACTTCACCGTAGAAGTAAACAGATCTTTGAGAGTATTGGATGGATTGGTATTCCTTTTCTCTGCAGTAGACGGTGTAGAGCCTCAGTCTGAAACAAACTGGAGACTGGCAGACAACTACAAAGTGGCAAGAATGGGATTCGTAAACAAAATGGACCGTCAAGGTGCTGACTTCCTTAACGTGGTAAACCAGGTTAAGACCATGTTAGGATCAAATGCAGTTCCAATCGTTTTACCAATCGGTGCTGAAGAGGATTTCAAAGGTGTAGTAGACTTAATTAAAAACAGAGCAATCGTTTGGGACGAAGCAGGACAGGGAGCTACTTTCGAAGTAGTGCCGATTCCTGAAGACATGAAGGCTGAAGTTCTGGAATACAGAGAGAAATTAGTTGAAGCAGTTGCTGATTATGATGATACTTTGATGGAGAAATTCTTCGAAGATCCGGATTCTATTTCAGAAGACGAAATCAACGAAGCGCTTAGAAAAGCAACCATCGATTTATCTATTATCCCAATGACTTGTGGTTCTTCATTCAAGAATAAAGGAGTACAGTTTATGTTGGATGCAGTATGTAAATATTTGCCTTCACCATTGGATAAAGAAGATATCAAGGGTACAGACCCAAGAACAGATCTTGATATTACAAGAAAACCATCTGTAGACGAGCCTTTCGCAGCTTTGGCATTTAAGATTGCTACCGATCCTTTCGTAGGAAGACTGGCATTCTTCAGAGCATACTCTGGAAGACTGGATGCAGGTTCTTATATCTTGAACACCCGTTCAGGAGATAAAGAAAGAATCTCCAGAATCTATCAGATGCACGCTAACAAGCAAAATCCTGTAGAATATATTGAAGCAGGAGATATCGGTGCAGCGGTAGGTTTCAAATCTATCAAAACCGGTGATACCATGTGTGACGAGAAACACCCGATCGTTTTAGAATCGATGGTTTTCCCGGATCCGGTAATTGGTATTGCTGTAGAACCTAAAACCAAAGCTGACCAGGATAAAATGGGTAATGCTTTGGCTAAATTAGCTGAAGAAGATCCTACGTTCCAGGTTAAAACTGACGAAGCTTCCGGACAGACGATTATTTCAGGAATGGGTGAGCTTCACCTTGACATTCTTGTAGACCGTATGAGAAGAGAATTCAAAGTTGAAGTTAACCAGGGACAGCCTCAGGTAGAATACAAAGAAAACTTAACAAAAGTTGCCCAGCACAGAGAAGTTTATAAAAAACAATCTGGTGGTAAAGGTAAATTTGCTGATATCGTATTTGAACTGGGACCTGCTGAAGAAGGTAAAATCGGTTTGGAATTCGTCAATGAGATCAAAGGGGGTAACGTTCCTAGGGAATTTGTTCCTTCCATTGAAAAAGGCTTTAAAGCGGCAATGAAAAACGGTCCTTTGGCTGGTTTTGAAGTTGAAGGGATTAAAGTGATTCTTAAAGACGGATCTTTCCACGCAGTGGATTCTGATGCTCTTTCTTTCGAAATGGCTGCAAAATTAGGATTCAAAGAAGCGGGACGTGCTGCAAAGCCGGTAATTATGGAGCCTATTATGAAACTGGAGGTTGTAACTCCGGAAGAATATATGGGTAACATCATTGGTGACCTTAACAAGAGAAGAGGTACGATCAGCGGACAGGAAGAAAAGAACGGTGCCGTTGTCATCAAAGGTTCAGTTCCACTTTCCGAAATGTTCGGATATGTAACAACGCTGAGAACACTTTCATCAGGAAGAGCTACTTCTTCCATGGAATTGGAAAAGTATGCACAGACTCCTCAAAACGTTGCTGAAGATATTATTGCTAAAGCAAAAGGTTAA
- the rpsJ gene encoding 30S ribosomal protein S10 → MSQRIRIKLKSYDYNLVDKSAEKIVKTVKATGAVVNGPIPLPTNKRIFTVLRSPHVNKKAREQFQLSAHKRLMDIYSSSSKTVDALMKLELPSGVDVEIKV, encoded by the coding sequence ATGTCACAAAGAATCAGAATAAAACTAAAATCTTACGATTATAACTTGGTAGACAAGTCTGCTGAGAAAATCGTAAAAACGGTAAAGGCTACAGGTGCTGTTGTAAACGGACCTATTCCATTGCCAACCAACAAGAGAATCTTTACAGTACTAAGATCTCCGCACGTTAACAAGAAAGCCAGAGAGCAGTTCCAGTTATCAGCTCACAAGAGACTGATGGATATCTATTCTTCTTCTTCCAAAACGGTGGATGCTCTGATGAAGTTAGAACTTCCTTCAGGTGTAGACGTTGAAATTAAAGTGTGA
- a CDS encoding aspartyl protease family protein, translating into MNKSICVFFLFILNFNFSQTINDQEHLFNGEIKLEKTVETISALGDTDNGLFIEININDKNYKFLIDTGASVSVLNDQIFKNIDNPGKKIKIKDLLGNEEEKDLFYLDFKIGESQWSNFAFVKFDFSKFSKNECLKYDGIIGANILKKLNWKFVKAENKLFFSKEPFTYESFNKPVLVQWAGNIPIVELKVNDHKFLALLDTGHFGGIIFPDYSYIKEFGFGVFYNLTKGKGDPISTIAGKQKLSLKKAQIENLGLDNYNFSGYEVTVAEMKLSNIGNKIILENGFIFNFLNSEIAFGISEQKSKYAILPKIKICKSETNKNQIELCFFWKESDNKNLKLGDQIIQIDSIDTTNLNDTQYCSLLDYLSHKNFSKKVTFKRGSKKFDYILN; encoded by the coding sequence ATGAATAAGTCAATTTGTGTATTTTTTTTGTTTATCTTAAATTTTAACTTCTCACAAACAATAAACGATCAGGAACATTTGTTTAATGGTGAAATAAAATTAGAAAAAACGGTAGAAACAATTTCTGCTTTAGGAGATACGGATAATGGCTTATTCATTGAAATTAATATAAATGATAAAAATTATAAATTCCTAATCGACACGGGGGCTTCTGTCTCTGTACTTAATGATCAAATTTTTAAAAATATAGATAATCCTGGAAAAAAAATAAAAATAAAGGATCTTTTGGGAAATGAAGAGGAAAAAGATTTGTTTTATCTGGATTTTAAAATAGGAGAAAGCCAATGGTCGAATTTTGCGTTTGTGAAATTTGATTTTTCTAAATTTTCAAAAAATGAATGTTTAAAATATGACGGAATCATTGGAGCCAACATACTTAAAAAGCTAAACTGGAAATTTGTAAAAGCTGAAAATAAATTGTTTTTTTCTAAAGAGCCTTTTACTTATGAAAGTTTTAATAAACCTGTTTTGGTACAATGGGCTGGAAATATACCGATTGTTGAGCTAAAAGTTAATGATCATAAATTTTTAGCACTTCTTGATACAGGACATTTTGGTGGTATTATATTCCCGGATTATAGTTATATAAAAGAATTTGGTTTTGGTGTGTTTTATAATTTAACAAAAGGTAAAGGAGATCCTATATCAACCATTGCCGGAAAACAAAAATTATCCTTAAAAAAAGCACAAATTGAAAATCTTGGTTTAGATAATTATAATTTTAGTGGATACGAAGTAACTGTCGCAGAAATGAAATTATCGAATATAGGAAACAAAATAATTTTAGAAAACGGATTTATATTTAATTTTTTAAATAGCGAAATTGCGTTTGGAATTAGTGAACAAAAATCAAAATATGCTATTTTACCAAAAATCAAAATATGTAAATCAGAAACCAATAAAAATCAAATTGAACTTTGTTTTTTTTGGAAAGAATCTGACAATAAGAATCTTAAATTAGGAGATCAGATAATTCAAATTGATTCTATAGATACTACAAATTTAAATGATACTCAATATTGTTCTTTATTAGATTATTTAAGTCATAAGAATTTCTCTAAAAAAGTAACCTTTAAAAGAGGGAGCAAAAAGTTCGATTATATTTTAAACTGA
- a CDS encoding low affinity iron permease family protein → MSGSDKNVFEKFSNWATKFTGSSYAFIGATLIVIIWAVSGPVFKYSETWQLVINTGTTIITFLMVFLIQKAQNKDSKAIQIKLNELIAANEKASNRMVDIEDLTEKELDQIHCYYEKLADFAEEDEDIHASHSIDAAQRNQDHKDELFRKKHEEWLQIQKKESK, encoded by the coding sequence ATGTCAGGTTCAGATAAAAATGTGTTTGAAAAGTTTTCAAATTGGGCAACGAAATTTACGGGAAGTTCTTACGCGTTTATAGGAGCCACCCTTATTGTAATCATTTGGGCGGTTTCAGGGCCGGTTTTCAAGTATTCGGAAACCTGGCAGCTGGTCATTAATACAGGGACAACAATTATCACCTTCCTGATGGTTTTCCTGATTCAGAAGGCTCAGAATAAAGATTCTAAAGCAATTCAGATTAAACTGAATGAGCTTATTGCAGCCAACGAAAAAGCAAGCAACAGAATGGTAGATATTGAAGACCTTACGGAGAAAGAACTCGACCAGATCCATTGCTACTACGAAAAGCTGGCTGACTTTGCCGAAGAGGATGAAGACATCCACGCTTCACATTCCATTGACGCGGCACAGCGAAACCAGGATCATAAAGATGAACTTTTCAGGAAAAAACACGAAGAGTGGCTGCAGATACAAAAAAAGGAATCAAAATGA
- the rplC gene encoding 50S ribosomal protein L3, whose protein sequence is MSGIIGKKIGMTSLFNEEGKNIPCTVIQAGPCSVLQVRTVEKDGYKSVQLGFDDKSEKNVGKALAGHFKKAGSAPKAKLVEFYREFVDEVKVGEEVKVDLFAEGEFVDVTGTSKGKGFQGVVKRHGFGGVMQATHGQHNRLRAPGSIGAGSDPSRVFKGMRMAGRMGGKQVTVQNLQVLKVDQEQNLLVVKGAVPGAKNSYVIIRKWN, encoded by the coding sequence ATGTCAGGTATTATTGGTAAGAAAATCGGTATGACGTCTTTGTTTAACGAAGAAGGAAAAAACATTCCTTGTACAGTTATTCAAGCCGGTCCGTGCTCGGTTTTACAGGTCAGAACCGTAGAAAAGGACGGCTACAAGTCAGTTCAGTTAGGTTTCGATGACAAGAGTGAGAAGAACGTTGGTAAAGCGTTAGCTGGCCATTTCAAAAAGGCTGGTTCAGCTCCTAAAGCTAAGTTGGTAGAATTCTACAGAGAATTCGTAGACGAAGTGAAAGTAGGAGAAGAAGTGAAAGTAGATCTGTTTGCGGAAGGCGAATTTGTTGACGTAACAGGTACTTCTAAAGGTAAAGGCTTCCAGGGTGTTGTTAAAAGACACGGATTCGGAGGTGTAATGCAGGCAACTCATGGTCAGCACAACAGGCTTAGAGCTCCAGGTTCTATCGGTGCTGGTTCAGACCCTTCAAGAGTATTCAAAGGGATGAGAATGGCCGGAAGAATGGGAGGTAAGCAGGTAACTGTTCAGAACCTTCAGGTGTTAAAAGTGGATCAAGAACAAAATCTTTTAGTAGTAAAAGGTGCTGTTCCGGGAGCTAAAAATTCTTATGTAATTATCAGAAAATGGAACTAG
- the rplD gene encoding 50S ribosomal protein L4, translating to MELVVLNTSGKETGRKVTLDETVFGIEPNQHAVYLEVKQYLAAQRQGTHKSKERSEITASTKKLKKQKGSGSARYGDIKSPTFRGGGRVFGPKPRDYRFKLNKALKRLAKKSVLSQKMRDNSIRVLEDMSLNAPKTKDFITLLDALALNGKKSLFILPEANKNVYLSSRNLPKTKVMNFNEVSSYDIVNAGEVVFFEGAVEKFQENLKK from the coding sequence ATGGAACTAGTAGTATTAAATACATCAGGAAAAGAGACCGGAAGAAAAGTAACTCTAGACGAAACAGTATTCGGAATTGAGCCAAATCAGCACGCGGTTTACTTAGAAGTTAAACAGTACCTTGCCGCACAGAGACAAGGAACTCATAAATCTAAAGAAAGAAGCGAAATTACTGCTTCTACTAAGAAACTTAAGAAGCAAAAAGGATCCGGTTCTGCAAGATACGGGGATATCAAATCTCCGACTTTCAGAGGTGGAGGTAGGGTATTCGGACCAAAACCGAGAGACTACAGGTTCAAATTGAACAAAGCACTTAAGAGATTGGCTAAAAAATCTGTTTTATCTCAGAAAATGAGAGATAACAGCATCAGAGTTTTGGAAGATATGAGCTTAAATGCTCCTAAAACCAAAGATTTCATTACATTATTGGATGCTTTGGCATTGAACGGTAAAAAATCTTTATTCATTCTTCCTGAAGCTAACAAGAATGTGTATTTGTCTTCAAGAAACTTACCTAAAACCAAAGTAATGAACTTCAACGAAGTGAGTTCTTACGATATTGTAAATGCAGGTGAGGTTGTATTCTTCGAAGGTGCAGTTGAAAAATTCCAGGAAAATCTAAAGAAATAA
- the rplW gene encoding 50S ribosomal protein L23 produces the protein MSIIIKPVISEKANYLTDLRGSYSFLVNPKANKIQIKKAVEAAYGVKVADVNTMIYAPKVSSKYTKKGLQVGKTNKLKKAVIKLVEGDVIDIFAVN, from the coding sequence ATGTCTATTATTATTAAACCAGTTATCTCAGAAAAGGCTAATTACCTTACGGATTTAAGAGGTTCTTATTCTTTCTTAGTTAATCCTAAGGCGAATAAAATCCAGATTAAAAAAGCTGTAGAAGCGGCTTACGGTGTAAAAGTAGCAGACGTTAATACAATGATTTATGCTCCGAAGGTTTCTTCGAAATACACTAAAAAAGGTCTTCAGGTTGGAAAGACAAACAAATTGAAAAAAGCGGTAATTAAACTTGTTGAAGGTGATGTTATCGATATTTTTGCTGTAAATTAA
- the rplB gene encoding 50S ribosomal protein L2, producing the protein MSVRKLKPITPGQRFRVVNNFEEITTNKPEKSLTVGISKSGGRNQTGKMTMRYTGGGHKKKYRIIDFKRNKADVEATVKTVEYDPNRTAFIALLEYADGEKRYIIAPNGIKVDQKVVSGESVEPNVGNAMKLKNIPLGTVISCVEMKPGQGAILARSAGSSAQLTSRDGKYAIIKLPSGESRMILTECMAMIGSVSNSDHQLTVSGKAGRSRWLGRRPRTRPVVMNPVDHPMGGGEGRSSGGHPRSRNGMPAKGYKTRKKNKASNRHIISKRK; encoded by the coding sequence ATGTCTGTTAGAAAATTAAAACCTATCACCCCGGGACAGAGATTCAGAGTTGTTAACAATTTTGAGGAAATTACTACCAACAAACCAGAGAAGTCTCTGACCGTTGGTATTAGTAAGTCAGGTGGACGTAACCAAACTGGTAAAATGACCATGCGTTACACCGGCGGTGGACACAAAAAGAAATACAGGATTATCGACTTCAAAAGAAACAAAGCAGATGTCGAAGCAACGGTAAAAACTGTAGAATATGATCCAAACAGAACTGCATTTATCGCTTTATTAGAATATGCTGACGGAGAGAAGAGATATATCATCGCTCCGAACGGTATTAAAGTAGATCAGAAAGTAGTTTCAGGAGAAAGCGTGGAGCCTAACGTAGGAAACGCAATGAAATTGAAAAACATTCCATTGGGTACTGTAATTTCTTGTGTTGAAATGAAGCCTGGTCAGGGTGCCATTCTAGCAAGAAGTGCGGGTTCTTCGGCTCAGCTGACTTCAAGAGACGGAAAATATGCGATTATCAAGTTGCCTTCAGGGGAATCCAGAATGATTCTTACAGAATGTATGGCAATGATTGGTTCAGTTTCTAATTCAGACCATCAGTTAACGGTATCAGGTAAGGCTGGTAGAAGCAGATGGTTGGGAAGAAGACCAAGAACAAGACCGGTAGTAATGAACCCTGTAGATCACCCGATGGGTGGTGGTGAAGGACGTTCTTCCGGAGGTCACCCAAGATCTAGAAACGGTATGCCTGCTAAAGGGTATAAAACCAGAAAGAAAAACAAAGCGTCTAACCGTCATATCATATCTAAAAGAAAATAA
- the rpsS gene encoding 30S ribosomal protein S19 produces MARSLKKGPFIAYTLDKKVQANIESGKKTVIKTWSRASMISPDFVGQTIAVHNGKSFIPVYVTENMVGHKLGEFSPTRSFRGHGGNKNKGSR; encoded by the coding sequence ATGGCAAGATCACTTAAAAAAGGACCATTCATCGCATATACTTTAGATAAGAAGGTTCAGGCAAACATAGAGTCTGGTAAGAAGACAGTTATCAAAACTTGGTCTAGAGCGTCTATGATCTCTCCGGACTTCGTAGGACAGACTATTGCTGTACACAACGGGAAATCTTTTATCCCGGTTTACGTTACAGAAAACATGGTAGGTCACAAGTTAGGAGAATTTTCTCCAACAAGATCTTTCAGGGGTCATGGTGGTAACAAAAATAAAGGTAGCAGATAA
- the rplV gene encoding 50S ribosomal protein L22 produces the protein MGSRKRESALARKLTNQDVVKALHNDCPSSPRKMRLVADIIRGVEVDKALYILKYSKKDASNKLEKVLLSAMANWQAKNEGADIEEANLIVKEIFVDSARQLKRLRPAPQGRGYRIRKRSNHITLILGTKEN, from the coding sequence ATGGGATCAAGAAAAAGAGAAAGTGCATTAGCACGCAAATTAACAAATCAGGATGTAGTAAAAGCATTACATAATGATTGCCCGTCTTCTCCGAGAAAAATGAGATTGGTAGCTGATATCATCAGAGGGGTAGAAGTAGACAAAGCTTTATATATTCTAAAATATTCTAAGAAAGACGCCTCTAACAAGTTAGAGAAAGTCTTACTTTCAGCAATGGCCAATTGGCAGGCAAAAAACGAAGGTGCTGATATCGAAGAGGCAAACCTTATCGTTAAAGAAATTTTTGTAGACAGTGCAAGACAATTGAAGAGACTGAGACCGGCTCCGCAGGGTAGAGGGTACAGAATCAGAAAGAGATCAAACCACATTACGCTAATCTTAGGTACAAAAGAAAATTAA
- the rpsC gene encoding 30S ribosomal protein S3 — protein MGQKTNPIGNRLGIIRGWDSNWFGGKNYGDRIAEDYKIRRYLEARLSKGGISRIYIERTLKLVTVTITTARPGLIIGKGGQEVDKLKEELKKLTKKDIQINIFEIKRPELDAVLVADSIAKQIENRISYRRAVKMAIAGTMRMGAEGIKVQISGRLNGAEMARSESFKDGRIPLSTFRADIDYHIGEALTQYGKLGVKVWIMKGEVYGKRELSPLVGQQKKGGPSGDRDRRDNRGGGDRRDNRGPRKNNNNNNNNN, from the coding sequence ATGGGACAGAAGACAAATCCAATTGGTAACAGATTAGGTATCATCAGAGGATGGGATTCTAACTGGTTTGGTGGTAAAAACTACGGTGACAGAATCGCTGAAGATTACAAAATCAGAAGATACCTTGAAGCTAGATTATCTAAAGGCGGTATTTCAAGAATTTATATTGAAAGAACATTAAAGTTAGTTACAGTTACAATTACTACAGCCAGACCGGGATTAATCATCGGTAAAGGAGGTCAGGAAGTTGATAAACTGAAAGAAGAGTTGAAGAAATTGACTAAAAAGGATATTCAGATCAACATCTTCGAAATCAAAAGACCTGAGCTTGATGCAGTATTGGTTGCAGACAGCATTGCAAAGCAGATCGAAAACAGAATCTCTTACAGAAGAGCTGTGAAGATGGCTATCGCAGGTACAATGAGAATGGGTGCTGAAGGTATCAAAGTTCAGATCTCTGGTAGATTGAACGGTGCTGAAATGGCAAGAAGCGAATCTTTCAAAGACGGAAGAATCCCTTTGTCTACTTTCAGGGCTGATATTGATTATCACATCGGTGAGGCATTAACTCAGTACGGAAAGCTAGGTGTTAAAGTTTGGATCATGAAAGGTGAAGTTTACGGTAAAAGGGAACTTTCTCCTCTAGTGGGACAACAGAAAAAAGGAGGTCCTTCAGGAGACAGAGACAGAAGAGATAACAGAGGAGGAGGCGACAGAAGAGACAACAGAGGACCTAGAAAAAACAATAACAATAATAACAATAATAATTAA
- the rplP gene encoding 50S ribosomal protein L16, whose protein sequence is MLQPKRTKFRRVHKMKMKGSAQRGSQLAYGTFGIKATEGAWITARQIEAARIAATRYMKREGQLWIKIFPDKPITKKPAEVRMGKGKGAVEYWVAVVKPGKIMFEIGGVPYEIAKEALRLAAQKLPVVTRFIVANDFVKPL, encoded by the coding sequence ATGTTACAACCAAAAAGAACCAAATTCCGTAGAGTTCATAAGATGAAGATGAAGGGGAGTGCCCAGAGAGGCAGTCAACTTGCTTATGGAACTTTCGGGATCAAGGCGACAGAAGGTGCTTGGATCACTGCGAGACAAATTGAAGCTGCGCGTATTGCTGCAACAAGATATATGAAGAGAGAAGGTCAGCTATGGATCAAAATCTTCCCGGATAAGCCAATTACCAAGAAGCCAGCCGAAGTAAGGATGGGTAAAGGTAAAGGTGCCGTGGAATATTGGGTAGCTGTAGTAAAGCCGGGTAAAATTATGTTTGAAATCGGAGGCGTGCCTTACGAGATCGCAAAGGAAGCCCTAAGGCTTGCTGCACAGAAACTGCCGGTAGTTACCAGATTCATCGTTGCTAACGATTTTGTTAAACCCCTTTAA
- the rpmC gene encoding 50S ribosomal protein L29 yields MKKADIKNLSAGDLKAQLTEAKAQYSKLKLAHAISPVENPIQIKDLRKTIARLNTELTNKQ; encoded by the coding sequence ATGAAAAAAGCTGATATTAAAAATTTAAGCGCGGGTGATCTTAAAGCTCAACTCACTGAAGCAAAAGCTCAATATTCAAAATTGAAATTGGCACATGCAATCAGCCCAGTTGAAAACCCGATCCAAATCAAAGATTTGAGAAAAACAATCGCTAGACTAAATACTGAGTTAACTAACAAACAATAA
- the rpsQ gene encoding 30S ribosomal protein S17, whose protein sequence is MDRNLRKERIGVVSSNKMEKTIVVSETTRVKHPMYGKFVLKTKKYTAHDENNECTEGDTVLIQETRPMSKSKRWRLVRIIEKAK, encoded by the coding sequence ATGGATAGAAATTTAAGAAAAGAAAGAATCGGAGTGGTTTCCAGCAATAAAATGGAAAAAACTATTGTTGTTAGCGAAACTACCAGAGTAAAGCACCCGATGTACGGTAAATTCGTTTTGAAAACGAAAAAATATACTGCACATGACGAAAACAACGAATGCACAGAGGGCGATACAGTTCTGATCCAGGAAACGAGACCGATGAGCAAGAGCAAGAGATGGAGATTAGTAAGAATCATTGAAAAAGCTAAGTAA
- the rplN gene encoding 50S ribosomal protein L14 has translation MLQTESRLKVADNTGAKEVLVIRVLGGTRRRYASVGDKIVVTIKDSTPSGNAKKGQVSKAVVVRTKKAVRRKDGSYIKFEDNACVLLNAAGEMRGTRVFGPVARELRDREYMKIISLAPEVL, from the coding sequence ATGTTACAAACAGAATCAAGATTAAAAGTTGCTGATAACACAGGTGCTAAAGAAGTATTGGTTATCAGAGTTCTGGGAGGAACCAGAAGAAGATATGCTTCAGTTGGTGATAAAATCGTTGTTACTATCAAAGATTCCACACCATCAGGAAATGCAAAGAAAGGTCAGGTATCTAAAGCTGTCGTAGTAAGAACTAAAAAAGCGGTAAGGAGAAAAGATGGTTCATACATCAAATTCGAAGACAACGCTTGTGTATTGCTTAACGCAGCAGGAGAAATGAGAGGAACCCGTGTTTTCGGACCGGTTGCCCGTGAGTTGAGAGACAGAGAATATATGAAAATCATTTCATTAGCTCCTGAAGTACTTTAA